A single region of the Microlunatus panaciterrae genome encodes:
- the xseA gene encoding exodeoxyribonuclease VII large subunit has translation MALESSPEHPQPLRAVTHAVKGWIDRLNAIWVEGQLIEINRRSASKTIFLTMRDKIANVSVSVTVSPTTLDSAGPLTEGATVVARLKPSYYETSGRLSFYCDAIKPVGEGQLLARLEQTKRMLQAEGLFNPALKKRLPFLPRAVGLITGANSAAERDVLENARRRWPAVRIETRHTLVQGPQACEQVIAALRQLDADPAIEVIVIARGGGSLEDLLPFSDEGLIRAVHSCRTPVVSAIGHETDNPILDLVADFRASTPTDAAKHVVPDVAEEADRVRQSVARVRQAMINIVRTQQDRLDAIRSRPVLLEPTASFGLRYEQLEGLRHRADRALDARIRHEQSTVEHTLARVRAMSPKATLERGYSILVDGEGHAVASVDDVDEDDDLLAHLADGQLVLAVRERRPGQ, from the coding sequence ATGGCCTTGGAGTCGTCACCGGAGCATCCGCAGCCGCTGCGGGCGGTGACCCATGCCGTCAAGGGCTGGATCGACCGGCTGAATGCGATCTGGGTCGAGGGCCAGCTGATCGAGATCAACCGGCGCTCGGCCAGCAAGACCATCTTCTTGACGATGCGGGACAAGATCGCCAACGTGTCGGTCAGCGTGACGGTGTCGCCCACCACCCTGGACAGCGCCGGACCGCTGACCGAGGGCGCGACGGTGGTGGCCCGACTGAAGCCGTCCTACTACGAGACGTCTGGTCGGCTGTCCTTCTACTGCGACGCCATCAAGCCGGTCGGCGAGGGGCAGCTGCTGGCCCGGCTGGAGCAGACCAAGCGGATGCTGCAGGCCGAGGGCCTGTTCAACCCCGCGCTGAAGAAGCGCCTTCCGTTCCTGCCGCGGGCGGTCGGGCTGATCACCGGCGCCAACAGCGCCGCCGAGCGGGACGTCCTGGAGAACGCTCGGCGCCGCTGGCCGGCAGTCCGGATCGAGACCAGACATACCCTGGTCCAGGGGCCTCAGGCCTGTGAGCAGGTGATCGCCGCGCTGCGGCAGCTGGACGCCGACCCGGCGATCGAGGTCATCGTGATCGCCCGCGGTGGCGGATCCCTCGAGGATCTGCTGCCCTTCTCCGACGAGGGGCTGATCCGGGCCGTACACAGCTGCCGAACCCCGGTGGTCAGTGCCATCGGACATGAGACGGACAATCCCATCCTCGATCTGGTGGCTGACTTCCGTGCCTCGACACCCACGGACGCGGCCAAGCATGTCGTCCCCGACGTGGCCGAGGAGGCTGATCGGGTGCGGCAGTCCGTAGCCCGGGTCAGGCAGGCCATGATCAACATCGTCCGGACCCAGCAGGACAGGCTCGATGCGATCCGCTCCCGGCCGGTGCTGTTGGAGCCGACGGCCAGCTTCGGCCTGCGTTATGAGCAGCTCGAGGGGCTGCGCCATCGTGCCGACCGCGCCCTGGACGCCCGGATCCGTCACGAGCAGAGCACCGTCGAGCATACGCTGGCCCGGGTCCGGGCGATGTCGCCGAAGGCGACCCTGGAGCGCGGCTATTCGATCTTGGTCGACGGCGAAGGTCATGCGGTCGCCTCGGTCGACGACGTGGACGAAGATGATGATCTGTTGGCGCACCTCGCCGACGGCCAGTTGGTCCTGGCCGTGCGGGAGCGCCGGCCCGGACAGTGA
- a CDS encoding exodeoxyribonuclease VII small subunit yields MSTQATDSGRSDEELTYEQAREELIMVVQRLESGGAPLEESLALWERGEKLAAICQQWLDGAKAKIEAARRQPAADPEA; encoded by the coding sequence ATGAGTACCCAGGCAACCGACTCCGGCCGTTCCGATGAGGAGCTGACCTATGAGCAGGCCCGCGAGGAGCTGATCATGGTCGTACAGAGACTCGAGTCCGGCGGCGCGCCGTTGGAGGAGTCCCTCGCCCTGTGGGAACGAGGTGAGAAGCTGGCAGCCATCTGCCAACAGTGGCTGGATGGTGCGAAGGCGAAGATCGAGGCGGCCCGTCGGCAGCCGGCGGCCGACCCGGAGGCCTAG
- a CDS encoding helix-turn-helix domain-containing protein — MALKTIGIVLVEPVAVFEFGVATEIFGLDRTDDGVPAFEFRVCTVDPQTPLRTKTTTALTITATHGLDGLVGCDLVIVSATVPRADQDYPPEVLAALRAAHRQGATLLSVCSGAFMLAAAGLLDGRRCTTHWMYAETFAERYPEALLDARALYVDDGDIITSAGTAAGIDACLHLVRRELGTAVVTRIARRMVVPPQRDGGQQQFIQMPVPECTADSLAPLLSWMLANLDREHTAASLARQAVMSERTFARRFAAETGTTPHKWLIGQRVLQARSLLEETDLSIEQISERVGFNSAVVLREHFRRQIGLSPADYRRRFVAPARNVAS, encoded by the coding sequence ATGGCGCTCAAGACGATCGGCATTGTCCTGGTGGAGCCGGTGGCCGTCTTCGAGTTCGGGGTCGCCACCGAGATCTTCGGGCTCGACCGCACCGACGACGGTGTCCCGGCGTTCGAGTTCCGGGTCTGTACGGTCGACCCGCAGACACCGTTGCGGACCAAGACGACCACCGCACTGACGATCACGGCGACGCACGGACTGGACGGCCTGGTCGGCTGCGACCTGGTGATCGTCTCCGCCACTGTGCCGCGGGCTGACCAGGACTACCCGCCGGAGGTCTTGGCTGCGCTGCGGGCAGCGCATCGCCAGGGTGCCACCCTGCTGAGCGTGTGCTCGGGCGCCTTCATGCTGGCGGCAGCCGGGTTGCTGGACGGTCGTCGCTGCACGACGCATTGGATGTACGCGGAGACGTTCGCCGAGCGATATCCGGAGGCTCTCCTCGACGCCCGCGCTCTGTATGTGGATGACGGCGACATCATCACCAGCGCCGGCACCGCGGCCGGGATCGACGCATGTCTGCACCTGGTCCGCCGGGAGCTGGGCACCGCCGTGGTCACCAGGATCGCCCGTCGGATGGTGGTTCCCCCGCAGCGAGACGGTGGCCAGCAGCAGTTCATCCAGATGCCGGTGCCCGAGTGCACGGCGGACTCGCTGGCGCCACTGCTCAGCTGGATGCTGGCCAACCTCGACCGGGAGCATACGGCCGCCTCGCTGGCCAGGCAGGCGGTGATGAGCGAACGCACCTTCGCGCGGCGGTTCGCCGCCGAGACCGGCACGACTCCGCACAAGTGGCTGATCGGGCAGCGGGTGCTGCAGGCGCGCAGCCTGCTGGAGGAGACCGACCTGAGCATCGAGCAGATCTCCGAGCGGGTGGGTTTCAACTCGGCGGTGGTCCTGCGCGAGCATTTCAGACGTCAGATCGGGCTGTCGCCGGCCGACTACCGGCGCCGGTTCGTGGCACCGGCGCGCAACGTGGCCAGCTAG